TTCAACCTGCACCGCACCGTGTTCCCGCGCGTCTGGCGGCGGAAGGAACGGGTGGTGCGTCACGACCACCTTGAACAGCTCCGCCGGCGCTTTCAGGCACGCCAGGTGCACATCGAGCAACTGCGCGCACGACAGGCGGCCATCTTTCCAGAAACCGTTGATGGATTTCGAGATAGGCCTCGCTGTGTTGAGCCCGAGGACGAGCATCTGCTCGTCCTGGAACACCGGCCGAAGGTCGGGCGTGACGTGCTTGCGGTAGTTGCCCGTCGGCTTAACGAACCGCCGAAAGACGTCGTAGAGCGGCACGTCGTGGTTGCCCGGCACGTACAGGTGCGGCTGAGGCAGGGCGTCTATGAACGCCTTCGCCGCCTCGAACTGCCGTCGGCGGGCACGCTGGGTGAAGTCGCCGCTGACGACCAGCAGGTCGTACGGCTCGCCGAGCAAATCGTCCCGCAACGCCTCGACAGCTGCCGGGTCTTCTGCTCCGAAATGGATGTCGCTGATGTGCGCGATCGTCCGCAAGCGGCAGGCTAGGAAGTGCCCGCCTTGGCGACGGGTCGGAATCGGCTCGATGAACCGATAACATTCAGAAGTGAATTCGCTGCGCTCCATCGTGCTCGCAACGTCGGCGGTCGTGATCGTCGGCTGCTCCAGTCCCGAGGTCGTCGTCCCGCCGATGCCGGACGAGCGGTTCCTCGATTTCGACGACGACGCCGACGTCCGCACGATCGACGAGGTCGGCGACGACCCGATCCAGACGCCACTCACGCCCACCGGCAGCCAGACGCCCGGCCGCGTCGAGGCACCGCCCGTTGAGAGGCCCGAAGAGAGTGAGCCGCCGCAACTCGAATACGTCACCGTCGACGGCGTCCTGGGCGAGTTCAACGGCCGTGCGGTCTACGCGGCGGACGTCATCAATGCCCGGAAAAACCAGCTCCGCGCCCGGGCACTGCGTCTTCCACGGAACCAGTTCGGAGCAGAAGCGTTCCGCATCATCCAGGAGGAGTTGCAGGTCCGCATGAGGAACAAGCTCTACCTGAGCGTCTACGAGCGAAACCTCAACCCGCTCGAGCGACAGCAGGCCAAGTTCCTCACGATGCTTTGGCGTGAGCGATTCATCACCGAAAACGGCGGCAGCGAGGCCGAGGCCAGGCGTGCGTCAAGGGATCAGTTCGGCATGACGCTCGAACAGCTCGGCGAAGACGAGTACGGGCGTCGGCTCAACGACATCTTCATGCAGAAGCACATCGCCCCACGCGTCCGCCCGGCCGCGGCGGAACTGCGTGAGGCGTATGAGGATCGGCGGGAGAAGGGCGAGTTCGACGTCCCGGGCGGGATCGTCTTCGCACTCATCGAAATCGCAGCGGAGTCGGCCGATCCGATCGCGATCGAGGCCGCCAAGGCACGGGCCGAGGCACTGCACGAGCGGGCCTTGGCCGGTGAGGACTTCGGCGAGTTGGCCCGAAACAACAGCGACAACGCCGACTACGCCTCTCGCGGCGGGCTGCCGCCGGACTGGATGCTTCCGATCGCCCGCGGAGCCTTCGCCATCCCGCAGGTCGCTGAGGCGGCGTGGGAGGCGGAGGTCGACACAGTGGCACCGCTCGTCGCCGTAGGCGAGGGTGAAGCGCGTCGGTGGTACGTGATCCAGGTCCGCGAGAAGGAGACACCGCGCACGATGACGTTTGCCGAGGTGCAACGTCGGCTGAACAACGAACTCGCACTTGCCGAGCAGAATCGGCTGGTCGACGACTACATCCGCCGCGAACTCGGCCGCGCCAAGGTTCCAGAACTCGCCGCCCAGCGGCTGATGACCCAGACAGCGATGGAAGTGGTCATGCAGCAATACGACGCCTGGCGCGCCGAGGAAGCCGCCGCGAGCGCTCGGTAGTCTGACTTTCCAAGGGGAATTCGCCCGTCAGCCGACGTCGCGTCGGTAGACGTCTTCCAGGCGGCGCACCATCGTCTCGGTCGAGAACCGATTGACCGCAAACGTCTGGCCAGCGGCACCCATGGCCTGGCGGCGCTGGGAATCGCCGACGAGTTCCGAGATGCGGGCGACGAAGGCGTCGACGTCGAACGCAGGCACCGCAAAGCCACTCTCACCGGGAAGCAGACCCTCGGCGTTGCCGTCGATGTCGTACGTCACGACGGGCAACCGCGCCAGCTGCCCCTGCGGCAGGGCACGGGCGAGCCCCTCACGGCGAGACGGGTGGGCCAGCACTTCGCACGCCGCCACGTACCGCGGCACGTCCTCAGGTGGAACGAGGCCGACGAGGCGGAACCGATCCTGCAGCCCCATCTCGGCGATCTGCCGCTCGAACCTCGGCCTGAGCGATCCATCGCCGACCCAGACGAATCGCAGGTTCGCATGCTGACGACAAAGCCGCTCGGCGTGGCTCAGAAGATCGTCGTGGCCCTTCATGTCGAAAAGCCGGGCCACGGTGACGACGGCCACATCGTCGTCCGCGAGACGCAGCTCCTGACGCACTTCCGGCCGCTGGTCGACGGCTGAGGTGAACGCACCCGTCGCCATGCCGCTGTAGACCGTTTCGTACTGGTCGGCTTTGCCGATGCCGGCGTCGAGCATGGCCTTGTTCATCGCGTCCGCCACGCCGACGATCGTGTGGCAACGCTTGGCCGCGTAGCGCTCCAGGAGGACATAAGCGTTGTTGACGAGCCGTCGTCGGCTGGCGGTGAATGAAAGCCCGTGGACGGTGTGCAGGACGTGGGGCACCTTCTCGTCCCACGCGGCGACGCGACCCAGGATGCCGGCCTTGGAGCTGTGTGTGTGGACGACGTCGGGCTTCAGCCGACGAATCCGCTCACGAAGGTCGTGGTAGGTCGCCCAGTCCTTGCGCGGCAGGACGCTGCGCCGCAGTGCCGGGATCTCCTCGAAGCTGTACCCGTAGTCGCGGACGCGGTCGACGAGGCTGCCTTCGGGCCCGGTTGTCGGCCCGGCAAGGAGCATGACGTCGTGCCCGAGGTCGTGCTGGCCCTCGCAGCTGAGCAGCGTGTTTTCCTGGGCACCGCCGACGATGAGGCGCGTGATGACGTGGACGATGCGAAGCGGCCGTCCGGAGTCCTGCACACGCGAAGTCTACCGAAGAGTCCCACAAAAGCAGAAGGTCCGACCGTCAAGCGGCCGGACCCTCGGAGGGGAGAGATGGCTGTGGCGCGGACCTTACCAGAACCGCTGTCAGAACTTGACCGAAATGCCAAAGCCCGGCCGGACGTAGGTGCCGCGGATGAACGGGCGGTAGTGCCCATAGCCGTGCCGGTAGTAGCGCAGGCCGTTGTAAGGCCGGTAGCAGTTGCCAACGCCGAGGTTGATGCCGACGTTGGTCCGGACGACCGGCCGATGGCTGTAGCGGACGACCGGGCGGTGGTCGTAGCGAATGTGCCGGCGTGGCCGCTCGTAGTAGGTCGTCTCGTAGAACGACGAGCGACGGACAGGTCTGTAGTCGCGGCGGAAATCGTCGCGGTGGTGGCGATAGCGATCGCGGTGGTGCCCGCGCGACTCGAAGACCACGCGTGACTGGGCCACGGCCTCGCCGCGACGATTGGCGAGGAACCGATCGCGTGCGGACGAGCGATGGACGTCGCGAAGGAAATCATCGCGCTTCAGCACATCGGCCCGCAACTTGGTGCGCTCGCGAAGTGCGTCCCGCGAGCATTCACCGGCCGAAGCAGGTGCAGCTGCAAAGCCGACGCCGGTAGTCAGGAGGGCGACAAGTGTTACGACTCGTGTCATGGCAAACCCTTTCGTGGACCCGACGACATGCCGGGCGTTCGGCGGCTTAGACACCGGGCGCCGGACCCGGGTTCCTCAATCTACTGGTTTTTCCTCGCGAATCTGACTGCGATCCCCGGAATCGGCGACGTCATCCAATGCCGCCTCTGCCGCCTCTCCACCGCCTTCGGCATCAAGGCCGACTTGCGTGGCTTCGCGCGCTGAGACCGCCAAGTCGAGTTCGGCCTCGTTGACGGCATTCTCTCGCAGCGTGCCGGCGTAGACGCTCCAGCCGCGGTTGCCGCGAATCCGCAGCATCGACCGCACCCGGTACGGCCCGCCCTCGGCGACCAGGCGCATCGCGTCGATCGAATCGTCCCACGCCTGCGACTCGAGCGTTGCGTCGCCCACCTCTTTGTCGAACTCCTCAATGTACCGATCGGCCGCTCTGCGATGGAGGAACTCGGTGGGCAAAAGCGTCGTGATTCCAGGAACATTGAAGTAAACCACGCCGTACGCCGTGTCGCCCGTCGGGCTGAGCCACGTGAGGTGCGACCGCTCGTCGTTGATCTTGGGCGGATCGAGCCTCCACGTTTTGGGCGGAATGACGAAGGCCTCGACGCGCGGCTCGAAAAAGCCTGTGCCGAGCGTGCCGACGGGGCGACTGGTGGGGCGTTCGTCGACGTCGAGCGTGGACCGTCCGCCGCAACCGACCAGGAGCGTCGCCGTCAAAAGGGGTAAGGCCGCGGCGACGATTCGCATGCCGCACGTTACGACCGGCCCGCTTGCAGAAACCTCGCCAGGCCGGTACGCCTTGCAGGTCGTGCCCGAGGGACGCTCCGTCGCCGCCAACGCCCGCCTGATCGGCGCGATCACCTTCGGCAGCCGCATTCTCGGCCTGGCCCGCGAGTCGATCGCCGCCTCCGCCTTCGGGGCCGGACCGGTCTGGTCGGCGTTCACGATCGCGTTCACGATCCCCAATCTCTTCCGCAAGCTCTTCGGCGAAGGGGCGCTTTCTGCGGCTTTTATTCCGATTTATGCCCGTTTACACGCCACGCCGGGTCGGGAACGGGCCGCCCAGCGGTTCGCGGCACAGGGGACCAATCTGCTCGTCACGACGCTGGCGGCCATCACACTGACCGTCGAAATCGTCCTGATTTCCTTGATTTTGAGCGGAATCGGCCGAGAGGACCATCGGCTGGCGATGGGGCTGACGGCGATCATGCTGCCGTACGTGGTCTTCGTCTGCGGGGCCGCGTTCCTGGGCGGGTTCCTCAACGTCCACGGCCGATTCGCCGCACCTGCGGCGGCGAGCGTGCTGCTCAACCTCTGTCTCATCGCCGCGATCGGCGGATGTGCCGTTTTCTTCG
This Planctomycetota bacterium DNA region includes the following protein-coding sequences:
- a CDS encoding metallophosphoesterase — protein: MRTIAHISDIHFGAEDPAAVEALRDDLLGEPYDLLVVSGDFTQRARRRQFEAAKAFIDALPQPHLYVPGNHDVPLYDVFRRFVKPTGNYRKHVTPDLRPVFQDEQMLVLGLNTARPISKSINGFWKDGRLSCAQLLDVHLACLKAPAELFKVVVTHHPFLPPPDAREHGAVQVEGLDALPAAKKVSPLVVHGSGRALVTMEAVGVELLLAGHLHMNYSGDVRSHHEAVRRSILSVQ
- a CDS encoding glycosyltransferase family 4 protein is translated as MQDSGRPLRIVHVITRLIVGGAQENTLLSCEGQHDLGHDVMLLAGPTTGPEGSLVDRVRDYGYSFEEIPALRRSVLPRKDWATYHDLRERIRRLKPDVVHTHSSKAGILGRVAAWDEKVPHVLHTVHGLSFTASRRRLVNNAYVLLERYAAKRCHTIVGVADAMNKAMLDAGIGKADQYETVYSGMATGAFTSAVDQRPEVRQELRLADDDVAVVTVARLFDMKGHDDLLSHAERLCRQHANLRFVWVGDGSLRPRFERQIAEMGLQDRFRLVGLVPPEDVPRYVAACEVLAHPSRREGLARALPQGQLARLPVVTYDIDGNAEGLLPGESGFAVPAFDVDAFVARISELVGDSQRRQAMGAAGQTFAVNRFSTETMVRRLEDVYRRDVG
- a CDS encoding peptidylprolyl isomerase gives rise to the protein MNSLRSIVLATSAVVIVGCSSPEVVVPPMPDERFLDFDDDADVRTIDEVGDDPIQTPLTPTGSQTPGRVEAPPVERPEESEPPQLEYVTVDGVLGEFNGRAVYAADVINARKNQLRARALRLPRNQFGAEAFRIIQEELQVRMRNKLYLSVYERNLNPLERQQAKFLTMLWRERFITENGGSEAEARRASRDQFGMTLEQLGEDEYGRRLNDIFMQKHIAPRVRPAAAELREAYEDRREKGEFDVPGGIVFALIEIAAESADPIAIEAAKARAEALHERALAGEDFGELARNNSDNADYASRGGLPPDWMLPIARGAFAIPQVAEAAWEAEVDTVAPLVAVGEGEARRWYVIQVREKETPRTMTFAEVQRRLNNELALAEQNRLVDDYIRRELGRAKVPELAAQRLMTQTAMEVVMQQYDAWRAEEAAASAR